ATATCCTTATCTATAAAGATATGAGGTTGTTTTGGCTTTGGCTCCGCCGATTTTTATCACAAATTAGTGGTATGAAAAATCGGGGCGAATTACAAAAAAGCAAACGTTGCTTTTTTCAGCGTAGTTCTTCCCTGTTGATGAGTGGGAAATAACACAAAAAGAGGACAAGACTTATGAAAGTAAGAGCTTCAGTTAAAAAAATGTGTGATAAATGTAAAGTTATCAAAAGAAAAGGGATCGTAAGAGTAATTTGCGATAACAAAAAACACAAACAAAGACAAGGATAAAAAGACATGGCTAGAATTGCAGGTGTTGATTTACCAAATAAAAAAAGAATGGAGTATGCTTTAACATACATTTATGGTATTGGTTTACATAACTCTAGATTAATCTTAGATGCTGTTGGAATTGATTACAACAAAAGATCTCACGAGCTTACAGAAGATGAAGCTGCAGCTATCAGAAAAGAAATCCAAGAACACTACATGGTAGAAGGGGATTTAAGAAAAAAAGTTGCAATGGATATTAAATCATTAATGGATTTAGGTTCATACAGAGGTTTAAGACATAGAAAAGGTTTACCTTGTAGAGGGCAAAAGACTAAAACTAATGCTAGAACTAGAAAAGGTAAAAAGAGAACTGTTGGTGCAGCAGCGAAGTAAGGGATAACGAATGGCAAAAAGAAAAGTAACTAGAAAAAAAGTTGTTAAAAAGAATATTGCTGACGGTATCGTTCATATTGCAGCAACATTCAATAACACAATGGTAACAGTAACTGACAATGCAGGTAATGCTATTGCATGGTCAAGTGCAGGTAACTTAGGTTTCAAAGGTAGTAAAAAATCTACTCCATTTGCTGCTCAACAAGCAGTTGAAGATGCTATGAATAAA
This genomic window from Arcobacter sp. CECT 8986 contains:
- the rpmJ gene encoding 50S ribosomal protein L36, translated to MKVRASVKKMCDKCKVIKRKGIVRVICDNKKHKQRQG
- the rpsM gene encoding 30S ribosomal protein S13: MARIAGVDLPNKKRMEYALTYIYGIGLHNSRLILDAVGIDYNKRSHELTEDEAAAIRKEIQEHYMVEGDLRKKVAMDIKSLMDLGSYRGLRHRKGLPCRGQKTKTNARTRKGKKRTVGAAAK
- the rpsK gene encoding 30S ribosomal protein S11, with amino-acid sequence MAKRKVTRKKVVKKNIADGIVHIAATFNNTMVTVTDNAGNAIAWSSAGNLGFKGSKKSTPFAAQQAVEDAMNKAIEHGIKNVGIKIQGPGSGRDTAVKSVGAMEGIRVTWLKDVTPLPHNGCRPPKRRRV